The genomic segment aatattaaataaacccaataggattgttttccctccaataaggattaattatatcctagataggatcaagtacaaggtactgttttattattacagagaaaaaggaaatcatttttaaaaattagaattattttcttataatggagtctgtgggagatggtctttccgtaatttgaaactttctggataatgggtttttggataagggatcccatacctttattgatAACTATACATGATCTTTCTCTTATTTTAGCCTCTAGGCCGGCTCGGAGCTTCAGTAACAGGAATTGATCCTTTGGAAGACAACATTAAAATTGCTGCGCAGCACAAATCATTTGATCCTGTGCTAGACAAACAAGTTCAGTACAAATCATGCACAGTGGAAGAACTTGTGGATGGGCATTTGGGATACTTTGATGCAATTGTGGCTTCAGAGGTTTTAGAGCATGTTGCTGATGTTGAGTCTTTTATCCAGAGCTGCTTCCAAGTATTAAAAGTAAGTCATGCAAATAATATCAGCTAGAGACAAACTTATTCCACTGGCATGTCTGTCTGTGGGCTGTAATAGGAAAACTGGTATGAAATATATCAGTTTCAAAGAATACCCTTCAAATGGGATgtgaaaacaaatgtaatgttgTTAAATGAAAggaaacttaatttttttttgtttttaatgtacaGTAATACAAATTTTCATAGatattagttatttgtaaatatatttgctatttaaagcagTATCTATATCCTTTGTAGTAATGGGCGAATTGTAAATTCTCTGACTCACACCCAACCTTAACACCCTCTAACCTAACCATGACCAATTTTGATTTATATACCTGAGCACAAGTATATAAGCAGTGCTGCAAAGTCATTAAAGGGCTTGGGACAGTGCAGAGAGGTTGGGAAGTGGCCAGGAGAGTCTGCGAATATTGAGCGCAACCTCTGGGGGTAATTTGTGTTATATTTAATCTGGTAATATCTTAAAAATAGATTTTCAAAAAGATTTTAAAATCCTAAAATGATCTTGGGAAATAGATCTAAAGTTATAGCTACTCATATTTGTTCCTTTTTTCTGCTGAAAGCCAGGCGGTTCTCTATTTGTTACAACAATCAACAAAACCCAGCTCTCATACGCTTTAGCCATAGTCGTAGCAGAGAAAATATTGGGCATTGCCCCAGAAGGAACTCATGACTGGGAGAAATTTATTCATCCTGAAGAGTTAGAGCGACTACTTGAATCAAGCAAGTATCTTTCTTTTATAATATGTGTTTAGTATGTCGTATAGGCTGTCCCATAATAGAGTATGCACTTTCTGGGTTAATCTTAAGGCAAATGGCACATTAATGTTGGTCCACTGGTACATTTATGCTAATAGAGGAATCCATGTTACTGCCATATACCTTTGCTTCTTACATGAATGGAATCTACCTGTGACCATTTGTTTCTATCTTAAATATTTTTGATCCAAAATCTATTGTCACCAGTAGTGTCAGTAATAGAATGCTTGGAAAAGGCAATATTGTGTGTTTCTCTAATGATGGAAGACAGAAGAGGAACACTGTGTGCCATTAGCTTGAGGTGGACGTGAAAATGTACTGCCTTAAATCTATATTATGATTGTTTTAGATGCCTGCATAATGAGTCATTTTTGGTTCACAGATGGCTTTGTTGTGGAATCACTGAAAGGAATGCTGTACAATCCTCTGTCAGGTTCCTGGAGCTGGATAAGTGACACCAGTGTTAACTATGCAATGCATGCTTTGAAAACAGTGGCACAAGAACAGCCTACCGATATGGGAGGGGAAAGTGAGCAGGAACAGCAGAAAGTGGCAGAAGCCTCTGTATGAGGAGACCAGCTGACTGTTTGACTGTTGCATCCTGAAGAGTGACTTTTTCTGTCCTTATGTGGAATTTAGTAAAAACTAAAGTGGTAATTGAAAACCTGCAGAATACTTTGTGTAAAGATGCTTGGTTCCTTACGAACATAGACTCACTGCCACAATTATTATAAGAGTGTTACTGTAACCTCAGAAGACCTCAGAGTAAtgtaattataatatttattgcGTAAAACTACAAGGATGATAAACACAGTGTTTTGCAGAAGATACAACACAAAAATACAGCAACTGACTTATAATGAAACCAATCATCTGGTTGTATGAGTAACAGTGCCATGGGTATTGTTAAGCAATGTTATTCTGTAATCCCACATAAATGTACCATGTTGTGAGACAGTTCATTAGAGTCCTTTTTGTGGCATGAGCTGATGCACTTGTGGTTTCTACCACTATTTTATATTCAAAGGAATAAATGTCAaccttaaagcgatactgacaaaTTTCAGATTTTAACATTAACTTGTTAAAATTAATGCCCTGCCCTGCACTTACCTAGCTGTATTGATCACATATTAGTTACCTTGGTTATATCCAACAGTACTATGCCCAGCTCTGTCTTAAGATAAAGTTGGACTTGGCGGACAGATGTAAACTCTACCCTAAGCCATTTGAATCTTTCCATAAACACCACCACTCCACTAAAGGCTGACATCACTCTAGAGCTGAGGGGTTCAACAGATGTGAATAGTGGGGTGCAGACATattagagcagtttggaggcagaaggctatttttaaaaatgaaagtggCTCCCACTTATtccctacagcaggggtccccaacctttcttactcgtgagccacagtcaaatgtaaaaaaatttggagagcaacaacagtatcataaatgttcatggaggtgccaaataagggctaagattggctattaggtagcctctatgcacactatcagcttacagaaggctttatttggtagttttttattcaaccaaaacttgccaccatgtcaggaattcaaaaataactacctggtttgggggcactgagagcaacattcaaggggttggtgagaaacatgttgctcacgaaccactggttggggatcactgccctacagagaCACTCCTGCAAAAATTTAAAGTTGTCAGTATTGAGAATTTTAGATGTTTTGCTGACATTTATTCCACTATtacatataaatttatatatgttataatatatgtGTGGTTAAGACCGTGATAAACTGTCTGTGGCTTTTACTACATACATGGTACATACAAGGCCATTCAAAATACAGAATAAAGATATTTTAGATGTCTGATGCATCATGATGACAGCTACTGGCTTTAGACAAATGATTGCAAACTGTTGCCAAGATGTAATTGAAAAACACTGAGTAATgcttatatatatgttttgtttaCTGGGTTACATTTTTATTACGCTGTCATATATATTATGTTTGTCGACAAGCCATCCATTTAAGTGTTTCTtaacatgtcaaccccaaaaataattttttgcataatgaaagaaaacataattctaagcaactttccaatatgaaataattaaaaatttgttgtgctttaaacgttatttgtaaatgtaattgctattgaaagctgcatttgctgaactcctggttgttacattttaaacaatgtttcaaaggtcttgcttctccaacaaggcaggtctgtcagtctgctgccttgtgttacattgtttcaacagtcagagttactagggcagagaatagaaagcataggcaaacactgcttctaatagcaattataaatacaaataactcaaaaaccattacaaacttgtaataaatgtatattgcaaattctggtttcttttattaggcaaaaaattatattttgtgttgccttgtcctttaattataAAGCAAGAAAAGGCATTTCTACATCCCCAAGCagctgcctcttctacctacccctagttccatccctaatatatatatatcatagtatGTATAATTTTTCTCTTTAGTTTTTGGCCGGGCAAAGTTATACTGACAGCTTTTATCCCCACTCAAGCTCACTTGCTCATCACAACAGTCCACCTTCCACTCGCCACACCAGTTATCCTGCATGTTTACTTACCTGCCTCAATTTCATTATATTGAGCTCTGAAAAAGAATATGCATGTCTGCagtctaaaaataaataattaaaaaaaaaaaaaaaatgaaaaaggagaAAGTGAGGGCCCACTAACAGTGTGGCCTGCAGGCTGTAGTGATATTACCCACTATATCTAGCTAGGCCAgtctgtaaaaatatatagtaAGGGTTCAAGTGATGAAAAGCGACCCATTCATTGACATGCTACATGTTTTAATaacttgtatttttttctgtcctttacatttttttttttaaaatatccaCTTCTCATGGTAATTaccatttattttaataatttttaatttttactgtTATAACATTTTTGTCTGCATTcccattctaattttttttttatatctctttATCTTCCTTCTGTTCATCCTTTTCTGCTTTTCCTTATTCTGCCCTGATTTCCCTCATTACCGTCTTTGCAATTGCCTTACTTTTCCAAAATGGCAAAATTAACCCCTTAACAATCAATTAGGTCAATATTTAAAGGTGTATAAGCTCCTCTTTGTTTACTGAAGAATATTTATTATTGCTTATTAATTTAAACATACAAAATTGCTCTCTATAAGACAAATGTGGCAAGAAAGGGTTGCCAAAAACATACcttcctaaggggctgatttactaatccacgaatccgaatctgaatgggaaaaattcggattggaaaacgaacattttgcgactttttcgtattttttgcaactttttcgtagccgttacgacttgcgcgaaatgactttcgtgaattgtcgtgactttttcatagccattacgactttcacgaattttcgcaactttttcgtattgagcgctcgaaaaagtcgcaaaataccgatcattacgaaaaaaacgcattcgggcgcttttcggacgttcatggattagtaaatgtgcccctaagtgtatgaaGCTAAGGATTATGGGTCTTGCAGTTCCTCTACAAGACTGCAGtttaatccacgaatccgaatgggaaaaatttggattggaaaacgaacattttgtgactttttcgtattctttgcgactttttcgtagccgttacgacttgcgcgaattgtcgcgactttttcatagccattacaaatttcgtgaattgtcgcgacttttccatagccattatgattttcgtgaattgtcgcaactttttcatagccattatgactttcgtgaattgtcgcgactttttcatagccattacgactttcacgaattttcgcaactttttcgtattgagcgctcgaaaaagtcgcaaaataccgatcattacgaaaaaaacgcatttgggtgcttttcggacgttcgtggattagtaaatgtgcccctaagtgtatgaaGCTAAGGATTATGGGTCTTGCAGTTCCTCTACAAGACTGCAATTTACTATTAACATTTTCTGTGGGCAATGAACCAACAAAAGCTTTGAAATGCAGCTAGGGTAAGTGTTTTGACAGAGATATTTACTGATTTACCCACAGGCACCCTGTACACATGTCACAGTGTCCCTACAATCAGTTTGTATGTTGTATGTGCTGATGGACAAAGTGGCGCCATGTGCAGCTATGTGGAAGTGCTAGCAGTGCCTTTAGAcaaaaatacctttaatgaaaggcaCATAATTATGCAATAACTGCCAACCCATATGCTTTGCAGGTGAAAATGACCCCTTATGAACTGAAGTTGAGGACCAAGAAAAGCAAATCCACAATTGTCtcaaaggggacttgtcacccagacataaaaagctg from the Xenopus tropicalis strain Nigerian chromosome 5, UCB_Xtro_10.0, whole genome shotgun sequence genome contains:
- the coq3 gene encoding ubiquinone biosynthesis O-methyltransferase, mitochondrial isoform X1, translated to MYSFGCTNQPTCSLPYLQRGSCLLQDRSGSCNENENRGNICHNFRMYATSQTVDPLEMRKFQAWVQKWWDEEGMFSVLHAMNDIRVPFIRDSLMSRNYEHDVGCPLSGVNILDVGCGGGLLSEPLGRLGASVTGIDPLEDNIKIAAQHKSFDPVLDKQVQYKSCTVEELVDGHLGYFDAIVASEVLEHVADVESFIQSCFQVLKPGGSLFVTTINKTQLSYALAIVVAEKILGIAPEGTHDWEKFIHPEELERLLESNGFVVESLKGMLYNPLSGSWSWISDTSVNYAMHALKTVAQEQPTDMGGESEQEQQKVAEASV
- the coq3 gene encoding ubiquinone biosynthesis O-methyltransferase, mitochondrial precursor, with amino-acid sequence MATWFGRFCLSLRPVRALYGLRNSCTAAYRGYNTNRATCSLPYLQRGSCLLQDRSGSCNENENRGNICHNFRMYATSQTVDPLEMRKFQAWVQKWWDEEGMFSVLHAMNDIRVPFIRDSLMSRNYEHDVGCPLSGVNILDVGCGGGLLSEPLGRLGASVTGIDPLEDNIKIAAQHKSFDPVLDKQVQYKSCTVEELVDGHLGYFDAIVASEVLEHVADVESFIQSCFQVLKPGGSLFVTTINKTQLSYALAIVVAEKILGIAPEGTHDWEKFIHPEELERLLESNGFVVESLKGMLYNPLSGSWSWISDTSVNYAMHALKTVAQEQPTDMGGESEQEQQKVAEASV